The Rana temporaria chromosome 4, aRanTem1.1, whole genome shotgun sequence genome contains a region encoding:
- the FABP7 gene encoding fatty acid-binding protein, brain, with product MVDAFCATWKLVDSQNFDEYMKALGVGFATRQVGNVTKPTIIISQEGDKVVIRTQSTFKNTEISFKLGEEFDEATADDRNCKSIVSLEGDNLVHVQKWDGKETKFVREIKDGKMTMTLTFGDIVSVRQYEKA from the exons ATGGTAGATgctttctgtgccacctggaagcTGGTCGACAGCCAGAACTTTGATGAGTATATGAAAGCCCTAG GAGTTGGCTTTGCTACCAGACAGGTTGGCAATGTGACCaaacccaccatcatcattagccAAGAAGGTGACAAAGTGGTGATCAGGACCCAGAGTACGTTCAAGAACACAGAGATAAGCTTCAAGCTGGGGGAAGAATTTGATGAAGCCACAGCTGATGACAGAAACTGCAAG TCTATTGTATCACTGGAAGGAGATAATTTAGTCCATGTGCAGAAGTGGGATGGTAAAGAAACAAAATTTGTAAGGGAAATAAAGGACGGCAAAATGACTATG ACTCTTACTTTTGGCGATATTGTCTCTGTTCGTCAGTATGAGAAGGCATAG